In Nonomuraea sp. NBC_00507, the following are encoded in one genomic region:
- a CDS encoding FGGY-family carbohydrate kinase, with the protein MAIICVDAGTTVIKAVAYDAAGAESAVARRETVVSRPAPGHAEQDMRAVWDAVAATVREVATGDVDFLAVTAQGDGCWLVGADLEPTGPAILWNDARAAATVDSWTREGRAAAAFRINGSSAASGLPHAILTWLRAHDPRRLDRSAAMLTCGGWIFVKMTGELVADESDASAPFMDLRARAYSPDLLTLFGLEQAERLLPPIRSCPVAELTPEAARALGLTPGTPVVMAPYDIAATALGAGAVAPGQACGILGTTLCTEVVVGSPELDGEPIGITIALPGGYLRAFPTFAGTEVVQWTCRLLGLREPAELGELAGLSAPGAGGLTFLPYLSPAGERAPFTDPLARGAMLGMSFEHGREHVARAALEGLTMVIKDCLAATGAAPTELRVCGGGSANAAWLGMIADVTGLPVRRSADAEVGARGAYLVGLAATGAAPSVAAAAADHVRLRDAIEPDPGRQDFYARMFADFLTLREANADSWPLLGELRGRS; encoded by the coding sequence ATGGCGATCATCTGCGTGGACGCGGGGACCACCGTCATCAAGGCGGTCGCGTACGACGCCGCGGGCGCGGAGTCGGCCGTCGCCCGGCGCGAAACCGTGGTGTCCAGGCCCGCGCCCGGCCACGCCGAGCAGGACATGCGCGCGGTCTGGGACGCGGTCGCGGCCACGGTCCGCGAGGTCGCGACCGGGGACGTCGACTTCCTGGCCGTGACGGCCCAGGGAGACGGCTGCTGGCTGGTCGGCGCGGATCTCGAACCCACCGGTCCGGCCATCCTGTGGAACGACGCCCGCGCGGCGGCGACCGTGGACTCCTGGACGCGGGAGGGACGGGCCGCGGCGGCCTTCCGGATCAACGGCTCCTCGGCCGCCTCCGGACTGCCGCACGCGATCCTGACCTGGCTGCGCGCCCACGACCCCCGGCGGCTGGACCGGTCGGCCGCCATGCTCACCTGCGGCGGCTGGATCTTCGTGAAGATGACCGGGGAGCTGGTGGCGGATGAGTCGGACGCCTCGGCTCCGTTCATGGACCTGCGGGCACGGGCGTACTCCCCCGACCTGCTCACCCTGTTCGGCCTGGAGCAGGCCGAGCGGCTCCTTCCACCGATCCGCTCCTGCCCCGTCGCCGAGCTCACCCCGGAAGCGGCGCGGGCGCTGGGGCTGACCCCGGGGACGCCGGTCGTCATGGCCCCGTACGACATCGCCGCGACGGCGCTGGGCGCGGGCGCGGTCGCGCCCGGGCAGGCGTGCGGCATCCTCGGGACCACGCTGTGCACCGAGGTCGTCGTCGGCTCTCCCGAGCTGGACGGCGAGCCGATCGGCATCACGATCGCGTTGCCCGGCGGCTACCTGCGGGCCTTCCCCACGTTCGCGGGCACGGAGGTGGTGCAGTGGACGTGCCGCCTGCTGGGGTTGCGCGAGCCTGCGGAGCTGGGCGAGCTGGCCGGGCTGAGCGCGCCGGGAGCGGGCGGGCTGACGTTCCTGCCTTACCTGTCGCCGGCCGGCGAGCGGGCGCCCTTCACCGACCCCCTTGCCCGGGGCGCGATGCTCGGCATGTCGTTCGAGCACGGCCGTGAGCACGTCGCGCGGGCGGCACTCGAAGGGCTCACCATGGTGATCAAGGACTGCCTGGCGGCCACCGGCGCCGCGCCCACGGAGCTGCGCGTGTGCGGAGGCGGATCGGCCAACGCCGCCTGGCTGGGGATGATCGCCGACGTCACCGGGCTGCCGGTGCGGCGCTCAGCCGACGCCGAGGTGGGGGCGCGGGGTGCGTACCTGGTGGGCCTGGCCGCGACGGGCGCCGCGCCGTCGGTGGCCGCGGCGGCCGCCGATCACGTACGCCTGCGCGACGCGATCGAGCCCGACCCCGGGCGGCAGGACTTCTACGCGCGGATGTTCGCCGACTTCCTGACCCTGCGCGAGGCCAACGCCGATTCGTGGCCGCTGCTGGGCGAGCTGAGGGGCCGTTCATGA
- a CDS encoding sugar ABC transporter permease, which translates to MSTRRHAATEPASPGEAMSAATDRQDERLQDRDGLRGALADVVERARGGDLGVIPVVVGLVVIWTVLQVLNPVFLSSANLVNLTLESAAVGVIALGIVCVLLVGQIDLSVGSVSGLSGAVLAVLFVGEGLPVWLAIAASVIMGAVIGWVYGQLFNRFGVPSFVITMAGLLGFLGLQLYVLGTKGSINLPFDSGLVNFAQLDFVPAWLSYTFAVIAAVWLFASGYLHARERRRAGLSARSVSTLALRSAALLAVLAFVVWYLGQTRGVGWMFVFFVALVLIMHYLLSRTKWGRAVYAVGGNVEAARRAGINVKAIYTSVFVLCSTFAAVGGILAAARLAAANQSSGAGDVNLNAIAAAVIGGTSLFGGRGTAFGALLGIIVIQSISSGLTLLNLDSSIRFVVTGAVLLLAVIVDSVSRRSRTSHGRA; encoded by the coding sequence ATGAGCACGCGACGGCATGCGGCGACCGAGCCCGCCTCACCGGGTGAGGCCATGAGCGCGGCGACCGACCGGCAGGACGAGCGGCTCCAAGACCGCGACGGGCTGCGCGGCGCGCTCGCCGACGTGGTCGAGCGGGCCCGCGGCGGCGACCTGGGCGTCATCCCGGTCGTGGTCGGGCTCGTGGTCATCTGGACGGTTCTGCAGGTGCTCAACCCGGTCTTCCTGTCCAGCGCGAACCTGGTGAACCTCACCCTCGAATCGGCCGCCGTCGGCGTCATCGCGCTCGGCATCGTGTGCGTGCTGCTCGTGGGCCAGATCGACCTGTCGGTCGGCTCGGTGAGCGGGCTGTCGGGCGCGGTGCTCGCGGTGCTGTTCGTGGGCGAGGGGCTGCCGGTCTGGCTGGCCATCGCGGCCTCGGTCATCATGGGCGCCGTCATCGGCTGGGTGTACGGGCAGCTGTTCAACAGGTTCGGCGTGCCGAGCTTCGTGATCACGATGGCCGGTCTGCTGGGCTTCCTCGGGCTCCAGCTGTACGTGCTGGGCACGAAGGGGTCGATCAACCTGCCGTTCGACTCGGGACTGGTGAACTTCGCGCAGCTGGACTTCGTGCCGGCCTGGCTGTCGTACACGTTCGCGGTGATCGCCGCGGTCTGGCTGTTCGCCAGTGGCTACCTGCACGCGCGGGAGCGGCGCCGGGCGGGGCTGTCGGCCAGGAGCGTGTCCACGCTGGCGCTCAGGAGCGCGGCGCTGCTGGCGGTGCTGGCCTTCGTGGTCTGGTATCTCGGCCAGACGCGCGGCGTCGGCTGGATGTTCGTCTTCTTCGTCGCGCTCGTGCTGATCATGCACTACCTGCTGTCGCGGACGAAATGGGGCCGGGCGGTCTACGCCGTGGGCGGCAACGTGGAGGCCGCACGCCGGGCGGGCATCAACGTCAAGGCGATCTACACCTCGGTGTTCGTGTTGTGCTCGACGTTCGCGGCCGTCGGCGGCATCCTGGCCGCGGCCAGGCTCGCGGCGGCCAACCAGAGCAGCGGCGCGGGCGACGTCAACCTCAACGCCATCGCGGCGGCCGTGATCGGCGGGACGAGCCTGTTCGGCGGGCGCGGCACGGCCTTCGGCGCGCTGCTCGGGATCATCGTGATCCAGTCGATCTCCAGCGGCCTCACGCTGCTCAACCTCGACTCCTCGATCCGGTTCGTGGTCACCGGTGCGGTGCTGCTGCTCGCGGTGATCGTCGACTCCGTGTCGCGCCGGTCGAGGACCTCCCACGGCAGGGCCTGA
- a CDS encoding ATP-binding cassette domain-containing protein, producing the protein MNVLSLRGISKTFGAVAALTGVDLDVAAGQVVAVVGDNGAGKSTLVKILSGVHPQDSGTITFEGREVDIPTPAAAHKLGIATVFQDLALCENLNVIQNLFLGQEVRPLRLNDVAMETRSWELLRQLSAKIPSVRVPVAALSGGQRQTVAIARSLLGDPKVIILDEPTAALGVAQTAEVLNLVERLRESGLGVIMISHNMADVKAVADTVAVLRLGRNNGVFDVGEVSTEDIIAAITGASDNAVSQRAARAQERKPS; encoded by the coding sequence ATGAACGTTCTTTCGCTCCGCGGAATCAGCAAGACCTTCGGCGCGGTGGCCGCGCTCACCGGCGTGGACCTCGACGTGGCCGCCGGTCAGGTCGTCGCGGTCGTCGGCGACAACGGCGCGGGCAAGTCGACGCTGGTCAAGATCCTGTCGGGGGTGCACCCGCAGGACTCCGGCACGATCACCTTCGAGGGCCGCGAGGTCGACATCCCCACGCCGGCCGCCGCGCACAAGCTCGGCATCGCCACCGTCTTCCAGGACCTGGCGCTGTGCGAGAACCTCAACGTCATCCAGAACCTGTTCCTCGGCCAGGAGGTCCGCCCGCTGCGGCTGAACGACGTGGCCATGGAGACCCGCTCGTGGGAGCTGCTCCGCCAGCTCTCAGCCAAGATCCCGAGCGTGCGGGTGCCGGTCGCGGCGCTGTCCGGCGGCCAGCGGCAGACGGTCGCCATCGCCAGGTCGCTGCTCGGCGACCCGAAGGTCATCATCCTCGACGAGCCCACAGCCGCGCTCGGCGTCGCGCAGACGGCCGAAGTGCTCAACCTGGTCGAGCGGCTGCGGGAGAGCGGCCTGGGCGTCATCATGATCAGCCACAACATGGCGGATGTGAAGGCCGTCGCCGACACCGTGGCGGTGCTGCGGCTCGGCCGCAACAACGGCGTGTTCGACGTGGGCGAGGTCTCCACCGAGGACATCATCGCCGCCATCACCGGCGCCAGCGACAACGCGGTCTCCCAGCGGGCGGCTCGGGCGCAGGAAAGGAAGCCCTCATGA